In Dysgonomonadaceae bacterium zrk40, one genomic interval encodes:
- a CDS encoding glycosyl hydrolase 53 family protein, with amino-acid sequence MKSFYTLILSSLLLLSCSRTTEEVKTDSTFAKGADISWLPQMEASGYIFRNDKGEAEDCFKILKDHGINAIRLRTWVNPSDDPHSGHCSTEETVEMAKRAKEWGMRVMINFHYSDSWADPGKQHKPKAWEGMTFDELKNTLYDYTQGVMNALKEAGVSPEWVQIGNEIPSGMIHPEGHTDNWPQLVQLINRGYDAVKEVSPTSKVILHVDQGNNNDRFRWWFDNATQLGAKYDVIGMSFYPYWLESKPDYSEVIDDLGNNLQDMTSRYGKEVMVVEVGGVDVLPDNTYEMLRAVINKVKQVPSEKGLGVFYWEPQGARTWSHYALSAWGDDGRPTKAMDAFIN; translated from the coding sequence ATGAAAAGCTTTTACACCCTGATTCTCTCATCACTACTACTGCTCTCCTGCAGCCGTACCACCGAAGAGGTTAAAACCGATTCCACTTTCGCAAAAGGAGCCGATATCAGTTGGCTTCCACAAATGGAGGCGAGTGGTTACATCTTCCGCAACGACAAAGGAGAAGCGGAGGATTGTTTTAAGATCTTGAAAGATCACGGCATCAACGCCATCCGCCTACGCACCTGGGTCAACCCTTCAGACGATCCGCACAGCGGCCACTGCAGCACCGAAGAGACGGTTGAGATGGCCAAGCGTGCAAAGGAATGGGGCATGCGGGTGATGATCAACTTCCACTACAGCGACAGCTGGGCCGATCCGGGAAAACAACACAAGCCAAAAGCCTGGGAGGGGATGACGTTCGATGAACTGAAAAATACCCTTTATGATTACACGCAGGGTGTGATGAACGCCCTGAAGGAAGCGGGTGTGAGCCCGGAATGGGTGCAAATTGGCAACGAGATTCCCTCCGGTATGATCCACCCTGAAGGTCATACCGACAACTGGCCACAGCTGGTGCAGCTGATCAACCGGGGCTACGACGCCGTCAAGGAGGTGAGTCCCACCAGCAAGGTGATCCTGCACGTGGACCAGGGCAACAACAACGATCGTTTCCGCTGGTGGTTCGACAATGCCACCCAACTGGGTGCAAAGTATGATGTGATTGGCATGTCATTCTATCCCTACTGGTTGGAAAGTAAGCCCGATTACAGCGAGGTGATCGATGACCTTGGAAACAACCTGCAGGACATGACCTCCCGCTACGGCAAGGAGGTGATGGTAGTGGAAGTAGGGGGTGTTGACGTGCTGCCTGACAACACCTATGAGATGCTGCGCGCGGTGATCAACAAAGTGAAACAAGTCCCTTCTGAAAAGGGCCTCGGCGTCTTTTACTGGGAACCGCAGGGTGCTCGTACCTGGAGCCATTATGCACTGAGTGCCTGGGGTGATGACGGACGTCCCACCAAAGCGATGGATGCTTTCATCAATTGA
- a CDS encoding SusF/SusE family outer membrane protein translates to MKNIIHILAILAGITLFWSCQEDEKVVLQQPESFVLNTPKYASAIYDLKNTESIEFTTSQPDYGFTAAAIYSVQVALTSDFTNPVTLPGSYTTAKFAINAADLALALVGMHGVTLEEDYPTDPHPLYVRLISKLNAKNAGEVFSNVITLPQVKGYFALDPMVMPEEMFIIGNVAGNWSWDGATAMVPVWGSPGKFWAMQYLGQTGDGGNAEIKFNFAKAWDGNEFGYGQATVNANGTADPGASDSGGNIGIGNPGWYIVVVTTAINGRDYEFAVDFYPPHLHLQGNVASGNWGTTDEAYRFTVPALSLGADAAFVSPPFTNTGEIRASIQLPGHEWWHTEFIVLDGVFAPRGAGDDQERVTGNAGQKLHINFTTNTGKVE, encoded by the coding sequence ATGAAAAATATCATTCATATATTAGCAATACTGGCCGGTATCACACTGTTCTGGTCCTGCCAGGAAGATGAGAAAGTGGTTCTTCAGCAACCGGAGAGCTTTGTGCTCAACACGCCGAAATATGCTTCTGCCATCTATGACCTGAAGAATACCGAATCGATTGAGTTCACAACCTCTCAACCCGATTACGGCTTCACCGCTGCCGCCATCTATAGCGTGCAGGTAGCGTTGACCTCCGACTTTACAAATCCGGTGACGCTACCCGGCAGCTACACCACTGCAAAGTTTGCCATCAACGCAGCCGACCTTGCACTGGCACTTGTCGGGATGCATGGAGTGACCCTCGAAGAGGATTATCCCACCGATCCCCATCCCCTTTATGTGCGGCTGATCTCTAAGCTCAACGCAAAGAATGCTGGGGAGGTCTTCTCCAATGTGATCACCCTCCCACAGGTGAAGGGTTACTTTGCCCTCGACCCGATGGTGATGCCGGAAGAGATGTTTATCATCGGCAACGTGGCCGGCAACTGGAGCTGGGATGGTGCTACCGCGATGGTTCCCGTTTGGGGCTCTCCCGGCAAGTTCTGGGCGATGCAGTACCTGGGACAGACCGGTGACGGCGGCAATGCAGAGATCAAGTTCAATTTTGCCAAGGCATGGGATGGCAACGAGTTCGGCTACGGACAGGCAACAGTAAATGCCAATGGCACTGCTGATCCGGGAGCATCTGACTCCGGTGGCAACATCGGTATTGGCAATCCGGGATGGTACATCGTGGTGGTGACCACCGCCATCAATGGCCGTGACTATGAATTTGCCGTGGACTTCTATCCGCCGCATCTACACCTGCAGGGAAATGTTGCTTCCGGCAACTGGGGCACCACCGATGAAGCATATCGCTTTACGGTTCCGGCCCTCTCGCTGGGTGCCGATGCAGCCTTTGTTTCACCACCCTTCACCAACACTGGTGAGATACGTGCCAGCATCCAGCTGCCCGGTCACGAGTGGTGGCACACCGAATTTATCGTCTTAGACGGTGTATTCGCACCCCGCGGTGCAGGTGATGACCAGGAGCGTGTAACCGGCAATGCAGGTCAGAAGCTTCACATTAACTTCACCACCAATACAGGTAAGGTTGAATAA
- a CDS encoding TonB-dependent receptor codes for MYLKFKKSRKAFLMTILSGLLMILSANAQTGTQINVSGSVTDVNGEPLIGVNILVEGTSTGTVTDYDGNFQLRVPADAVLNISYIGYRPQQIAVNNSTTIQIVLVEDTELLDELVVIGYGTVRKDDATGSVVAVDATKLNRGLATSPSDLLAGQVAGLSVVSAGGAPGSSSSIRIRGGSSMSASNDPLIVIDGVPVDNATGVSGMANPLSTINSNDIETFTVLKDASATAIYGSRASNGVIIITTKKGKSGKLQMAYNGNFSVSTRTGAVDVMDAPTFRNYVVNSFGADSQQAAALGNSETNWQDQIFRTAVSTDHNISLSGSAGEKLPYRISLGYTNENGILKTSNLERYTGSINLSPSFLDGQLRVQLNARGMYNTNRFADQGAINSATQFDPTMPVYDTTGSPYGNGYHMTLKADGTPIDIALANPLAILMQRQDNSKVMRSIGNMQVDYNMPFLDGLRANLNVGYDISDSNGDVMVEDNSPMSYTWGSYKSGWGENSTYSQYKLNTLLDFYLNYVKEAGAHRFDAMGGYSWQRFYNETENFYPYSAAMAAETGNEFYREGNDYSTESYVISFFGRLNYSLLDRYLLTLTLRNDGSSRFSPDNKWGLFPSAAFAWKIINEPFMADSDAMSDLKLRLGYGVTGQQNLGSGDYPWMGRYSYSQAGANYFFGDQMIPLIRPLAYDENLKWEETTTYNAGLDYGFLNNRITGAFDVYYRKTTDLLNTVGIAAGTNFSNQLLTNVGELENKGIEFTITGRPIVSKDWNWNLSYNVTLNQNRITKLTINDDPSYVGVRFGGIDGGTGNNIAIHAVNYPAGSFYVYEQVYDEAGKPLEGVFVDQNADGSINEQDMIPWKNASPDLYMGLSSQLSYKNWDFNFSVRGNIGNYAYNNIQSNRESKNTTFDPSGWLKNRVNSATYTNFDAVHYQSSYYIQDASFMKVDNVSLGYNFTHLLNHQQTGRIHFTVQNPLVVTNYSGLDPEFTNNGIDNNIYPHPRVFILGLNLNF; via the coding sequence ATGTATCTAAAATTCAAAAAAAGTAGGAAAGCATTCCTGATGACTATCTTGTCGGGATTGCTGATGATTTTATCAGCCAATGCCCAAACCGGTACGCAGATAAATGTAAGTGGATCGGTTACGGACGTAAACGGTGAACCACTCATCGGGGTAAACATCCTGGTGGAGGGAACCTCTACGGGTACGGTGACCGACTACGACGGCAACTTCCAGTTGCGGGTACCCGCAGATGCAGTCCTGAACATCAGCTACATCGGCTATCGTCCGCAACAGATCGCCGTAAACAACAGTACAACCATTCAGATTGTACTTGTTGAAGACACCGAGCTGCTGGATGAACTGGTGGTAATCGGTTATGGTACTGTACGCAAGGATGATGCTACCGGATCGGTGGTGGCTGTCGATGCCACCAAACTGAACCGCGGTCTGGCCACCTCGCCTTCAGATCTGCTGGCCGGACAGGTTGCCGGTCTGAGCGTGGTCTCAGCCGGTGGTGCACCTGGATCCTCCTCGAGCATCCGCATTCGTGGCGGCTCCTCTATGTCGGCCAGCAACGACCCGCTGATCGTGATTGACGGCGTACCGGTGGACAACGCCACCGGCGTGAGCGGTATGGCCAACCCGTTGAGTACCATCAACTCGAACGACATCGAGACCTTCACCGTATTAAAGGATGCTTCCGCAACTGCCATCTACGGGTCGCGTGCTTCCAACGGTGTAATCATCATCACCACCAAGAAAGGTAAATCGGGAAAGTTACAAATGGCTTACAACGGCAATTTCTCCGTCAGCACCCGCACCGGCGCGGTGGATGTGATGGATGCACCCACCTTCCGCAACTACGTGGTCAACTCCTTCGGCGCTGACAGCCAACAGGCTGCAGCCCTTGGCAACAGTGAAACAAACTGGCAGGATCAGATCTTCCGTACCGCTGTCAGCACTGACCACAACATCAGCCTCTCCGGGAGTGCGGGCGAGAAACTGCCTTACCGCATTTCACTGGGTTACACCAACGAAAACGGTATCCTGAAAACATCCAACCTGGAAAGATACACCGGTAGCATAAACCTCTCCCCCAGCTTCCTCGACGGACAACTGAGGGTGCAGCTCAACGCTCGCGGGATGTACAACACCAACCGTTTCGCCGACCAGGGAGCCATCAACTCGGCCACCCAGTTTGATCCCACCATGCCGGTGTATGACACCACCGGATCACCTTACGGCAATGGCTACCATATGACGCTTAAAGCAGATGGTACCCCCATCGACATCGCACTGGCAAACCCACTCGCCATCCTGATGCAGAGACAAGACAACTCGAAGGTGATGCGCAGCATCGGTAACATGCAGGTGGACTACAACATGCCCTTCCTTGATGGACTGAGAGCCAATCTGAACGTTGGTTACGACATCTCCGACAGCAATGGTGATGTGATGGTGGAAGACAATTCACCCATGAGCTACACCTGGGGCAGCTACAAATCCGGTTGGGGTGAAAACAGCACCTACAGCCAGTACAAGTTAAACACCTTGTTGGACTTCTACCTCAACTACGTGAAGGAAGCAGGTGCACATCGCTTCGATGCGATGGGTGGATACTCATGGCAACGCTTTTACAATGAAACAGAGAACTTTTACCCCTACTCAGCTGCCATGGCTGCTGAAACGGGCAATGAATTCTACAGGGAAGGCAATGATTACTCCACCGAGAGTTACGTGATCTCTTTCTTCGGACGTCTGAACTACTCGCTGCTGGATCGCTACCTGCTCACCCTCACACTGCGTAACGACGGCTCGTCGCGTTTCAGTCCCGATAACAAGTGGGGTCTCTTCCCCTCTGCTGCCTTTGCATGGAAGATCATCAACGAACCCTTCATGGCTGACAGCGATGCAATGTCGGACCTCAAACTGCGACTGGGATACGGTGTGACAGGACAACAGAACCTGGGAAGCGGCGACTATCCCTGGATGGGCCGTTACAGCTACAGCCAGGCTGGTGCCAACTACTTCTTCGGAGACCAGATGATCCCGTTGATCCGCCCGCTGGCTTACGATGAGAACCTGAAGTGGGAGGAGACCACCACCTACAATGCCGGTCTCGACTATGGCTTCCTGAACAATCGTATCACCGGTGCCTTCGATGTGTACTACCGCAAGACCACCGACCTGCTTAACACCGTCGGGATTGCTGCCGGTACCAACTTCAGCAACCAGCTTCTCACCAACGTAGGCGAACTGGAGAACAAGGGTATCGAGTTCACCATCACCGGTCGTCCCATTGTCAGCAAGGACTGGAACTGGAACCTGAGCTACAACGTAACCCTCAACCAGAACAGGATCACCAAGCTGACCATCAACGACGACCCCAGCTACGTGGGTGTTCGTTTTGGCGGCATAGACGGAGGTACTGGTAACAACATTGCCATTCACGCCGTGAACTATCCGGCAGGCTCCTTCTATGTGTACGAACAGGTATACGACGAAGCAGGCAAACCGCTGGAGGGTGTCTTCGTAGATCAAAACGCAGACGGCTCCATCAACGAACAGGATATGATCCCCTGGAAGAATGCATCTCCCGATCTCTACATGGGCTTGTCCTCACAACTCTCTTACAAGAACTGGGACTTCAACTTCTCAGTACGTGGCAACATCGGCAACTACGCCTACAACAACATCCAGTCGAACCGTGAGTCGAAAAATACCACCTTCGACCCCTCGGGATGGCTCAAGAACAGGGTTAACAGTGCCACCTACACCAACTTCGATGCAGTGCACTATCAATCCAGCTACTACATTCAGGATGCTTCGTTCATGAAGGTAGACAATGTCTCCCTGGGGTACAACTTCACACACCTGCTGAACCACCAGCAGACGGGAAGGATCCACTTCACCGTTCAGAATCCATTGGTAGTGACCAATTACAGCGGTCTCGACCCTGAGTTCACCAACAACGGTATCGACAACAACATTTATCCACACCCCCGCGTCTTTATCCTGGGACTCAATCTTAATTTTTAA
- a CDS encoding glycoside hydrolase family 13 protein, protein MKKHILLIVLFSVSIFMVRGETPRVEPSFWWSGMAETDLQLMVSGDNIADYVPEVTSKHVTIREVVTLQNRNYLLIYLDLTEAVPETFDLVFTNGKKKINVPYELKERNPERLSIESFGPSDVLYLIMPDRFANGDPTNDQIPMRTEYKVDRNNPNARHGGDLKGISDRLGYLYDLGVTAIWLNPVLENDMEGGSYHGYATTDYYRVDPRFGSNEEYRQLISNAHEKGMKVVMDMIFNHCGSDHPWLTEVPSPDWFNNLEEYVQTSHMKEMYFDPYASEYDKSKMVDGWFVPTMPDLNQRNRHVAKYLIQNSIWWIEYSGVDGIRQDTYPYADYEMMVDWLMAVEKEYPDYNIVAEAWLNNPIGTAFWQGNSPLNPNNTHLKSVMDFRFMGLSHSAFFEETTEWNGGLHGIYDHMTYDFIYPDIYNVLRFLDNHDTDRFLKEYPQELSGWKQAVTFLLTMPGTPQIYYGTELLMHGNKSRHDGYVRLDVPGGWPGDEVDHFTRTGRDAIQNEAFDYLSKLLHWRQDNEVIARGGMKHYVLQKGVYLYERFLGDDKVLVFMNGTSGEVTVNLDRYAESIQGMSSARDFLSGKTITLGETLTLSPKEVLLLQ, encoded by the coding sequence ATGAAAAAACATATCCTTCTTATTGTACTATTCTCTGTGTCGATCTTCATGGTACGCGGTGAGACACCCCGCGTGGAACCCTCCTTCTGGTGGAGCGGCATGGCGGAAACCGATCTGCAACTGATGGTGAGCGGTGACAACATCGCCGACTACGTTCCTGAAGTCACTTCAAAACATGTCACCATCAGGGAAGTGGTGACGTTGCAGAACCGTAATTACCTGCTGATTTACCTCGATCTCACCGAAGCTGTTCCGGAGACCTTCGACCTGGTCTTCACCAACGGCAAGAAAAAGATCAACGTACCCTATGAGCTGAAGGAACGCAACCCGGAACGGTTGTCGATCGAGAGCTTTGGCCCGTCGGATGTGCTCTACCTGATCATGCCCGACCGCTTTGCCAACGGCGATCCCACGAACGACCAGATACCGATGCGCACCGAATATAAGGTGGATCGCAACAATCCCAACGCCCGCCATGGCGGCGATCTCAAGGGGATCTCCGACCGCCTGGGATACCTCTACGACCTGGGAGTCACCGCCATCTGGCTCAACCCGGTGCTGGAGAATGACATGGAGGGTGGCTCCTACCACGGTTACGCCACCACCGACTACTACCGGGTGGATCCCCGCTTCGGTAGCAACGAGGAATACCGTCAGCTGATCAGCAACGCCCATGAGAAAGGGATGAAGGTGGTGATGGACATGATCTTCAACCATTGCGGCAGCGACCACCCCTGGCTGACAGAGGTGCCCTCACCCGACTGGTTCAACAACCTGGAGGAGTATGTGCAAACCTCTCATATGAAAGAGATGTACTTCGACCCCTATGCATCGGAGTATGACAAGAGCAAGATGGTGGATGGTTGGTTCGTACCCACCATGCCCGACCTGAACCAACGTAACCGCCATGTGGCGAAGTACCTTATCCAGAACAGCATCTGGTGGATCGAGTACTCCGGTGTGGATGGCATCCGACAGGATACCTATCCCTATGCCGACTATGAGATGATGGTCGACTGGCTCATGGCGGTGGAAAAGGAGTACCCCGACTACAACATCGTGGCGGAGGCATGGCTCAATAACCCCATTGGCACCGCTTTCTGGCAGGGCAACAGTCCCCTCAACCCCAACAACACCCATCTCAAATCGGTGATGGACTTCCGCTTCATGGGGCTATCGCACAGTGCTTTCTTCGAAGAGACCACCGAGTGGAACGGGGGACTGCACGGCATCTACGACCACATGACCTACGACTTTATCTATCCCGATATCTACAACGTGTTGCGCTTCCTCGACAACCACGACACCGACCGTTTCCTGAAGGAGTACCCGCAGGAGCTCTCCGGTTGGAAACAGGCGGTCACCTTCCTGCTCACCATGCCCGGCACACCGCAAATCTACTACGGCACGGAACTGTTGATGCATGGCAACAAAAGCAGGCATGATGGTTATGTCCGGCTTGATGTGCCCGGTGGTTGGCCCGGTGATGAAGTGGATCACTTCACCCGTACGGGACGCGATGCAATTCAGAACGAGGCGTTCGACTACCTCAGCAAGTTGCTCCACTGGCGGCAGGACAATGAGGTGATCGCCCGTGGTGGCATGAAACATTACGTGCTGCAGAAGGGGGTCTACCTCTACGAGCGCTTCCTGGGTGATGACAAAGTACTCGTTTTCAT
- a CDS encoding DUF5115 domain-containing protein → MNKIKYLFATLLAITLLNACEDVYEHVAAPPQAYEQETEQSVSGFNFALGAGVSAPIVFTEEMLADETPLEAIKTTATPQLAEGVTMTFILEASDTEDFAQVVELTSVSDQNSAYVTAATLNEAAKSLYGKAPEARDLYLRAASFINEGSSTVRVPGNVVLGPVTITPVGPVIETEYYLIGDINGWNIENLDAFKFNHSGNDVYEDPIFTILVNNVTGYFKIVPKSSKDAASWDGVLGNPVDGNTALEGDIILDGAQAMRVTEPGWVKITLNMMEYTYTIEIIGEMNLTLYVPGGHQGWDPANAPTLYSSNFDFKYSGYVYFADGNTEFKFTSQPNWDGPNYGDGGNGTLSDDGGAGNLVVSEAGMYKIDVDLTANSYTLTKTEWGLIGDATDGSWDNSTPMSYDPVTGLWSVTTTLKDGTFKFRANNAWDINLGGDLNNLSYGGDNIQATAGTYTITLDLSDPEAFKATVVSAV, encoded by the coding sequence ATGAATAAAATAAAATACCTTTTTGCCACACTGCTTGCAATCACACTGTTGAATGCATGTGAGGATGTGTACGAACATGTGGCAGCCCCACCACAGGCCTATGAACAGGAAACGGAACAGAGTGTAAGCGGCTTCAATTTTGCCCTGGGTGCTGGTGTATCTGCGCCGATTGTCTTCACTGAAGAGATGCTGGCAGATGAGACGCCACTGGAAGCCATCAAGACAACTGCTACGCCCCAGCTTGCTGAGGGTGTGACAATGACCTTCATTCTGGAGGCATCCGATACAGAAGATTTCGCCCAGGTGGTGGAACTCACCTCTGTAAGTGACCAGAACAGTGCCTATGTTACGGCGGCCACGCTCAACGAAGCAGCCAAAAGCCTATACGGGAAAGCACCCGAAGCGAGAGACCTCTACCTGCGTGCAGCCTCTTTCATCAATGAGGGCAGCAGCACGGTAAGGGTTCCGGGCAATGTGGTACTGGGACCGGTGACCATTACCCCCGTGGGACCGGTGATCGAGACCGAGTATTATCTGATTGGCGACATCAACGGATGGAACATCGAGAATCTGGACGCATTCAAATTCAACCACAGCGGCAATGATGTCTACGAAGATCCCATCTTCACCATCCTGGTGAACAATGTGACAGGTTATTTCAAGATTGTACCCAAGTCGAGCAAAGATGCCGCCTCCTGGGATGGCGTACTCGGCAATCCTGTTGACGGTAACACTGCGCTGGAAGGGGATATCATCCTGGATGGAGCACAGGCGATGCGCGTCACTGAACCGGGATGGGTGAAAATCACCCTCAACATGATGGAATACACCTACACCATCGAGATCATCGGTGAGATGAACCTGACACTCTATGTGCCCGGTGGTCACCAGGGATGGGATCCGGCAAACGCCCCCACCCTCTACAGCAGCAACTTCGACTTTAAATATAGCGGTTATGTTTACTTTGCCGATGGCAACACCGAGTTCAAGTTCACTTCACAACCAAACTGGGACGGACCCAACTACGGTGATGGGGGCAATGGCACCCTCTCAGACGATGGCGGTGCCGGTAACCTGGTGGTGAGCGAAGCCGGTATGTACAAGATTGATGTAGACCTCACCGCGAACAGTTACACACTGACCAAAACGGAATGGGGACTTATTGGTGACGCTACTGATGGTAGTTGGGACAACTCCACACCGATGAGCTACGATCCTGTAACCGGTCTCTGGAGCGTGACCACAACCCTGAAAGATGGCACCTTCAAGTTCAGGGCCAACAACGCGTGGGACATCAACCTGGGAGGTGATCTGAACAACCTCAGTTATGGTGGTGACAATATCCAAGCCACTGCCGGCACCTACACCATTACACTCGATCTCTCCGATCCGGAAGCTTTTAAGGCGACTGTGGTGAGTGCTGTATAA
- a CDS encoding RagB/SusD family nutrient uptake outer membrane protein, giving the protein MKTVTYKILTFIAIILMTGGLASCVDDLNTIPLDEEELVSEVVFGSELGSYQELLAKIYAGLAVSGNSGGDGDPDVAGVDGGSQASFLRGLWNLQQLPTDEALCAWNDVGIPDLNYITWTSSNVFIKGFYYRLYYQINLANALLRETSEEKLSSRGVSQADQDKIKAFRAEARFHRALAYYYLLDMFRNVPFVNEESPVGSTLPPQIMAADLFDYIEKELTECESDMLDPFVGYNATNYGRAHKAANWALLSRLYLNAETYIGVKKYTESITNSKKVMAVNYQLDPVYVNIFKADNHNSPEMIFPVRYDGSDTQTWGGMTFLLSAMEPSDLQAEVNAVGAWQGNRATKAILHTFEREYQHEMDSRFSMIRIDFTENVEIIDPSLFTNNGIPVVKYSNRNSDGTLPPSNIAYTDFPLFRLGEIYLNYAEAVLRGGTGGDAATALQLMNNLRQRGYNGSSTATLTAGELTLDYILDERGREFFYEGQRRTDLIRFGKLTGSSYLWPWKGNVPEGRSVDDYFNVYPIPADDLGANENLVQNSGYESSNAN; this is encoded by the coding sequence ATGAAGACAGTAACATATAAAATACTAACATTCATCGCGATCATCCTGATGACCGGGGGGCTGGCCTCCTGTGTCGATGATCTGAATACCATTCCGCTGGATGAGGAGGAACTGGTCTCGGAAGTGGTCTTCGGCAGTGAGTTGGGGTCCTACCAGGAACTGCTGGCCAAGATATACGCCGGTTTGGCCGTCAGCGGCAACAGCGGCGGCGACGGCGACCCCGATGTGGCAGGTGTGGATGGCGGCAGCCAGGCATCCTTCCTCAGAGGACTCTGGAACCTTCAACAGCTACCCACCGACGAAGCACTTTGTGCATGGAACGACGTGGGTATCCCCGACCTGAACTACATCACCTGGACCTCCAGCAACGTGTTCATCAAGGGCTTCTACTATCGTCTCTACTACCAGATCAACCTTGCCAATGCCCTTCTCAGGGAGACATCTGAAGAGAAACTCTCCTCCCGTGGTGTGAGCCAGGCAGATCAGGATAAGATCAAGGCCTTCCGTGCGGAAGCACGCTTCCACAGGGCACTCGCCTACTACTACCTGCTCGACATGTTCCGCAATGTGCCCTTCGTAAACGAAGAGAGCCCGGTGGGCAGCACACTGCCCCCCCAGATCATGGCAGCCGACCTGTTCGACTACATTGAAAAGGAACTTACTGAATGCGAGTCCGATATGCTGGATCCGTTCGTCGGTTACAATGCAACCAACTATGGCAGGGCACACAAAGCCGCCAACTGGGCGCTCCTTTCCCGTCTCTACCTCAATGCAGAAACATATATCGGTGTGAAAAAATATACCGAGAGCATCACCAACAGCAAAAAGGTGATGGCTGTGAACTACCAGCTTGATCCTGTCTATGTAAACATCTTCAAGGCTGACAACCACAACTCACCTGAGATGATCTTTCCTGTACGTTATGATGGTTCAGACACACAAACATGGGGCGGGATGACCTTCCTGCTGAGTGCGATGGAACCCTCCGACCTGCAGGCCGAAGTGAATGCAGTGGGTGCCTGGCAGGGCAACCGTGCCACCAAGGCGATCCTCCATACCTTCGAACGGGAGTACCAACACGAAATGGACAGCCGTTTCTCGATGATACGCATCGACTTCACTGAGAATGTGGAGATCATAGACCCCTCGCTCTTCACCAACAACGGCATCCCCGTGGTGAAGTACTCCAACCGCAACAGCGACGGCACACTGCCCCCGAGCAACATCGCCTATACCGACTTCCCGCTCTTCCGCCTGGGTGAGATCTACCTCAACTATGCCGAGGCGGTACTCAGGGGGGGCACCGGTGGTGATGCAGCCACAGCGTTGCAACTCATGAACAACCTGCGCCAGCGTGGTTACAACGGCAGCAGCACTGCGACCCTTACCGCAGGTGAACTGACACTCGATTACATCCTGGACGAAAGGGGACGTGAGTTCTTTTATGAGGGACAGCGCCGTACCGACCTGATACGTTTTGGCAAACTCACCGGATCATCTTATCTATGGCCCTGGAAAGGCAACGTGCCAGAAGGACGTTCGGTAGACGATTACTTCAATGTCTACCCTATTCCGGCAGACGACCTGGGAGCCAACGAGAACCTGGTGCAAAACAGCGGATACGAATCTAGTAACGCCAATTAA